A region of the Agrobacterium sp. RAC06 genome:
GCCTTCTGCCGGGGTTTCCTGGGCAAAGGCGGGGGTCACAAACATGCTCACCTCCAGGTGTATGCTCAAATGCGCGAGATCACGGCTGCCTTGTCGGCGCGCCGTGATCTCAAACTCCAGCCGTTATCAGACGGCGAACAGGAGAAGGAGAGCGATGAGCAGCGAGAAGATGCCCAGAGCTTCCGTAACGGCGAAGCCGAATACCAGACGGCCGAACTGGCTGTCAGCAGCAGACGGGTTGCGCAGTGCCCCGGTCAGGTAGTCACCGAAGATACGGCCGAGAGCGAGGGACGTACCAGCCATGCCGAGGCATGCGAGACCCGCGCCGATGTACTTTGCTGCTTCCGCTTCCATATGGATACTCCTTCGAATGGGTTGTTGCGGCTGTTTTTGACACCCGGGAAACCGGGGCCAGCGACTTTATTCTCAGTGACCACCATGCACGGCGTCGTTCAGGTACATGCAAGTCAGTACCGCGAAGACGTAAGCCTGCAGGAAGGCAACGAGAAACTCGAGAGCGGTCATGGCGACCGTCATGATGAGGGGCAGGATGGAGCCTGCGACGCCGACGGCACCGGCAGCACTCATCGACACCACGAAGCCCGCGAAGACCTTCAGCGTGATGTGACCGGCCAGCATGTTGGCGAAGAGACGAACCGAAAGGCTGATCGGGCGCGACAGGAAGGACACGACCTCAATCGTCGACACGAGCGGCAAAAGTGCGCCCGGAACGCCGGATGGCGCAAAGATCGAGAGGAAGTGCAGACCGTGCTTGTAGAAGCCGTAGATCAGGACCGTCAGGATGACGAACAGCGCCAGGGCAAAAGTGACGATGATCTGGCTGGTGATCGTGAAGAAGTAGGGGAACATGCCGAGCAGGTTTGCCGTCAGGACGAACATGAACAGCGAGAAGACCATCGGGAAGAAGTGCATGCCCTTGGAGCCCGCGCCTTCGCGCAGCATGGAGGCAATGAACTCGTAGGCCATTTCGGCGACCGACTGCATGCGCGTCGGGATGAGACCGCGATTGGCGGTCGAGAAGTAGAGGAAGCCCGAGGCGGCAGCCACGGTTGCCACCATGAACAGGGAGGCGTTGGTGAACGAAAAATCAATCCCGCCGATTTCGATCGGTACAATCGGCTTCACAAGGAACTGGGAAGTGGGATCGTTTGCCACGTTCTGCTCTTTCGCTTTCGCCGCCGAAGCGGTCATTCTCGTTTCCGGGCCGGCGCGTCAGCGACCGTTGCCCTTGTCGTCCAAGTCCAGTCTGCGATCCGCCGGATGTGGCGATGCCACGATCCCGACGACGCGCATGACGTTCAACACGCCGGCGCAGAAACCGATAAGAAGCATGACGATCATGCCCCATGGCCCCGTGCCCACAAAGTAGTCGAAAAGATAACCCAGGATGGCACCAACAATGATGGCGGAGATGAATTCGCTCGAGATCTTCATTGCCATACCATATCCCTTGCGGGTCTGGTCGGCATTGATCTCGGCTCGCTCCTCGTCCTTGACCTTGGCATCCCGCTCAGCGAGTTCCGTGGTCAGCCGTCTGCGGCGCTCTTCCAGATCTTCTTCCCGGTGGTCCGTCATGGCTTTCTCCGACCGTCGCCTGTCTCATGGGCCGTTTATGCGCCCGAATTGAATGCAGAAACGGCGAGATAGAAACCCTTCTGGCCCGCTTTGAAGTCGGCCGCACCATAATTTTGAGCCCCTGCATAGTCAAGGCGTGACAGCACCAAGTTTCACCACAAATTAACCCCGAAAAATCATAGACTTAAGTCCAAGATGCAGAATCGTCGCAGATGACGGACGACAAATCCGGTCAATCCGTCGCAAGCATGGACCAGAATCTGCCACATTCACGGAGTCGTGTGACTTGCGTCATCGTCGGCCCGCATGGGCCATGCTGGGAAGATTGCGGAACGGGGACAGACATGGGAGGCTCCAGGGAGAAGTCCTGCCCGGGGGAACCATGACACGCTTCATCGTCCGCATTCTAACCAGCCTTGCCCTTGGCTGGATGATCGGCGTGCAGGCGGCATTCGCGTTTGGCCCGGAGGGCAATCTGACGCCGATGCTATACATCTTCGTCACGGTGCCACTCACCTATGCGGCATCC
Encoded here:
- a CDS encoding F0F1 ATP synthase subunit A, translated to MANDPTSQFLVKPIVPIEIGGIDFSFTNASLFMVATVAAASGFLYFSTANRGLIPTRMQSVAEMAYEFIASMLREGAGSKGMHFFPMVFSLFMFVLTANLLGMFPYFFTITSQIIVTFALALFVILTVLIYGFYKHGLHFLSIFAPSGVPGALLPLVSTIEVVSFLSRPISLSVRLFANMLAGHITLKVFAGFVVSMSAAGAVGVAGSILPLIMTVAMTALEFLVAFLQAYVFAVLTCMYLNDAVHGGH
- a CDS encoding AtpZ/AtpI family protein; the encoded protein is MTDHREEDLEERRRRLTTELAERDAKVKDEERAEINADQTRKGYGMAMKISSEFISAIIVGAILGYLFDYFVGTGPWGMIVMLLIGFCAGVLNVMRVVGIVASPHPADRRLDLDDKGNGR
- a CDS encoding F0F1 ATP synthase subunit C yields the protein MEAEAAKYIGAGLACLGMAGTSLALGRIFGDYLTGALRNPSAADSQFGRLVFGFAVTEALGIFSLLIALLLLFAV